A portion of the Meiothermus sp. CFH 77666 genome contains these proteins:
- a CDS encoding glycosyltransferase, producing MSSPLVSVLIPIFNHAQYISRCLDSLLEDGWDNIEALVVDDGSSDNSFEIAQEWADRHSTKLTRFELTRQQNQGLPRTLNRLLERAKGEYIALLASDDYLLQGGIAARVKALEANPGWLAVIGDTYIVDPANNLLDTSGAISFAKRQAWVFDHPKTLRRELLVRWWSPGPSVMLRKGTFHPDQVGLYDESLSFEDRDYYLRLISRDGLGFVNYPVAAYRIDPARLSAPPPEHILRDEVLSERKNASNFGLIERFMLSIRSHRTKVKLMLRREPNSLPNKLRMAGVNVFWALIRLYHLLYLHVVHMFQSQSKSFSYE from the coding sequence ATGAGTAGCCCCTTAGTTAGCGTCTTGATTCCAATCTTTAATCATGCGCAATATATCTCGCGCTGTCTTGACAGTCTGCTTGAGGATGGCTGGGACAACATCGAGGCATTAGTTGTAGATGACGGCTCAAGCGACAATTCCTTCGAAATCGCCCAGGAGTGGGCAGATAGACATTCAACAAAATTGACACGCTTTGAACTAACTCGGCAGCAGAACCAAGGCTTACCTCGTACCCTTAATCGTTTATTAGAAAGAGCAAAAGGCGAGTATATCGCTCTGCTGGCGAGCGACGACTACTTGCTTCAGGGTGGTATTGCTGCTCGTGTGAAGGCTTTGGAAGCCAACCCAGGATGGTTGGCGGTAATTGGCGATACCTACATTGTCGATCCTGCTAACAACCTTTTGGATACGAGCGGGGCTATCAGCTTTGCTAAGAGACAAGCATGGGTGTTCGACCATCCGAAAACCCTACGCCGCGAACTGTTGGTGCGCTGGTGGTCCCCAGGCCCATCAGTCATGTTGCGCAAAGGCACTTTTCATCCTGACCAGGTTGGCCTTTATGACGAATCTCTTTCATTTGAGGATCGTGATTATTACCTTAGACTTATCTCTCGTGATGGGTTAGGCTTTGTGAACTACCCTGTGGCAGCTTACAGGATAGATCCAGCCAGACTTTCGGCCCCGCCGCCAGAACATATATTGAGAGATGAAGTCCTATCTGAGCGAAAGAATGCCAGCAACTTTGGCTTGATCGAACGATTTATGCTTAGCATTCGTTCGCATAGAACAAAAGTGAAGCTCATGCTTCGCAGAGAGCCCAACAGCCTACCCAACAAGTTGCGGATGGCTGGTGTAAACGTTTTTTGGGCGTTGATTCGACTATACCACCTTTTGTATCTACATGTAGTTCATATGTTCCAGAGCCAGAGTAAATCATTCTCTTATGAATAG
- the wbaP gene encoding undecaprenyl-phosphate galactose phosphotransferase WbaP, which yields MQALSHETLSSSPAVLASPRRTAWVLLLTDAIAVVASFLLAVLLRYVWDRSLLWELYLDLWPALLLFPLAYGLAGLYGMGIAPPEELRRLSYATSLVFIVLGSATFMYKAGADYSRGAFVFAWGLMLFLVPLGRALVRELWARKPWWGVPVVVLGAGQTGQNVLRALNKQPGLGLKPVGLLDDDPAKQGQQVEGVRVLGGLDRAAELARQGVAYAIVAMPGVPRNQLLELLERHGAAFPHLLLVPDLFGLSSLWISARDLGGVLGLEVRQRLLQPGPRWIKRAMDITFCLVLAPVLGLAVAILGLLVRLDSPGSVFYGHKRLGFRSKMFQAWKFRSMVQNADLKLEEYLNQHPELRIEWQRDQKLKNDPRITRVGGFLRKTSLDELPQLWNVLRGEMSLVGPRPIVEEEIRRYGPLFDLYTRVRPGLTGLWQVSGRNDTTYAERVAMDAYYVRNWSPWLDLYILARTVWVVLFAKGAY from the coding sequence ATGCAAGCGCTGAGCCATGAAACCCTATCCAGCTCTCCAGCCGTTCTGGCCTCTCCCCGCCGCACGGCTTGGGTGTTGCTGCTGACAGATGCTATTGCTGTAGTAGCTTCCTTTTTGCTGGCGGTTTTGCTGCGTTATGTATGGGATCGTTCCCTGCTGTGGGAGCTATACCTTGATCTGTGGCCTGCGCTTTTGCTGTTTCCCCTGGCCTACGGTTTAGCCGGGTTGTACGGAATGGGAATTGCACCGCCAGAGGAGCTGCGCCGTCTGAGTTATGCCACAAGTCTGGTCTTTATAGTGCTGGGCAGTGCAACTTTTATGTACAAGGCCGGGGCCGACTACTCGAGGGGGGCTTTTGTGTTTGCCTGGGGCCTGATGCTGTTTCTGGTACCGTTGGGGCGGGCTCTGGTACGCGAGTTATGGGCACGCAAGCCCTGGTGGGGGGTTCCGGTGGTAGTGCTAGGCGCAGGCCAGACTGGGCAAAACGTGCTACGGGCTTTGAATAAGCAGCCAGGCCTGGGCCTGAAGCCTGTGGGGCTGCTGGACGACGATCCGGCGAAGCAAGGCCAGCAAGTCGAGGGGGTGCGGGTGCTGGGAGGACTGGATCGGGCTGCCGAACTGGCCCGCCAGGGAGTAGCGTATGCCATCGTCGCCATGCCAGGGGTACCCAGAAACCAGCTTCTCGAGCTGCTGGAGCGGCATGGTGCGGCATTCCCTCATCTCCTTTTGGTGCCAGACCTGTTTGGCCTCTCGAGCCTGTGGATTTCGGCACGGGATCTGGGGGGTGTATTGGGCCTCGAGGTGCGGCAGCGGCTTTTACAGCCAGGGCCACGCTGGATCAAACGGGCTATGGACATAACTTTCTGTTTGGTGCTAGCCCCGGTCTTGGGACTGGCAGTGGCTATATTGGGTTTACTGGTGCGACTGGATTCACCGGGCTCCGTTTTTTATGGGCACAAGCGCTTGGGCTTTCGATCCAAAATGTTTCAGGCTTGGAAGTTCCGTTCCATGGTGCAGAATGCTGACCTGAAGTTAGAGGAGTACTTGAATCAACATCCGGAATTGCGAATCGAGTGGCAACGGGATCAAAAACTCAAAAACGATCCCCGCATCACCCGAGTGGGGGGTTTTCTGCGCAAAACCAGCCTGGACGAGCTCCCCCAACTTTGGAATGTTCTTCGGGGAGAAATGAGCTTGGTGGGCCCTCGGCCCATTGTGGAAGAGGAAATACGGCGCTATGGCCCACTTTTTGACCTCTACACAAGGGTTCGACCTGGACTGACAGGGCTTTGGCAGGTTTCGGGTCGCAACGACACCACTTATGCCGAGCGTGTAGCGATGGATGCTTATTACGTGCGCAACTGGTCGCCCTGGCTAGACCTGTACATTCTGGCTCGGACGGTATGGGTAGTTTTATTTGCCAAAGGAGCTTATTAG
- a CDS encoding glycosyltransferase family 2 protein, whose protein sequence is MKKPLFTLIVATLGRERELDSFLDSVSKQTIDLSEIQIVIVDQNSDIDLEPVINQYQNRLHILHMRSPKPGLSHNRNLGLDVAKGQIVAFPDDDCLYYPDTLDKVREAFRRNPTSNLILGRIVDRSTGKPMLRKWPTSPKIVSRMNFLTYYSSITIFAKNCPYFDERLGVGTYFGSYEDADFVYSVLLRDKGAIYDPTIEVWHEEQNMHVFNEIKIWQYGLGFGALTRKHLSFVMVYWLLGVLTYHTLGLLRAFLRSDSGEVRKRWLSIASRIQGFLRFPRTPEN, encoded by the coding sequence ATGAAAAAGCCACTGTTTACCTTAATTGTTGCCACGCTCGGGCGAGAAAGAGAGCTAGATTCGTTCCTGGATTCCGTTTCTAAACAGACTATCGACCTTTCTGAGATTCAAATTGTAATTGTAGATCAAAATAGCGACATTGACCTAGAGCCAGTTATCAATCAATATCAGAATCGTCTCCATATTTTGCACATGCGTAGCCCTAAACCTGGCCTCTCGCACAATAGGAATTTAGGTCTTGACGTGGCCAAAGGGCAGATTGTAGCTTTCCCGGACGACGACTGCTTGTACTATCCAGACACCCTTGACAAGGTTAGGGAGGCTTTTCGGCGAAACCCAACTAGCAATCTAATATTGGGCCGAATTGTGGATCGGAGCACGGGGAAACCGATGCTTCGCAAATGGCCAACCAGCCCAAAAATAGTCTCTAGGATGAATTTTTTGACCTACTACAGTTCCATAACTATTTTTGCAAAAAATTGCCCATATTTTGACGAGCGCTTGGGTGTGGGTACCTACTTTGGCTCGTATGAGGATGCAGACTTTGTTTATAGTGTTTTGTTGCGTGATAAGGGGGCAATTTATGACCCAACCATAGAGGTCTGGCACGAAGAGCAGAATATGCATGTGTTCAACGAAATAAAGATTTGGCAGTATGGTCTGGGTTTCGGAGCCCTGACGAGGAAGCACTTGTCTTTTGTGATGGTGTATTGGTTGTTGGGTGTACTGACTTACCACACTCTGGGTCTGTTGCGAGCGTTCCTCAGGTCGGATTCTGGCGAAGTACGCAAACGCTGGCTCTCGATAGCCTCCAGAATTCAAGGCTTTCTGCGTTTTCCGAGAACTCCAGAGAACTAA
- a CDS encoding O-antigen ligase family protein: MILTSSTAPKRFALSFGLLTFGLWLICVFSLFVPTQVYVLLFASFIFCVTLLVVFRINAGLARPRGLALVFIGVTYIVWASLVFALNREFSVPKQYIKLVLNTSFFVASVVFFEQHRQHSIWMLRSLKHLLALLIALSAVQVTLNVALLNAWLWPFSGQISNSSAAYLIATPGVFFGGVEKNIWATKIAFVVILYISISWVERRVSLLSLVIIGLGLFCVLYTFGRTAQLATFIGLALFGLLIVLNSRQRLYRLFLFGLILLLTPFILQYLSSLLRFDWSLFDLSQDAQKDGFQGRLLLWMSFLRNPGDFNYLWGNGIQYGRYYFSEIVFLGNDNFHNVFLNHLVDFGALGLLLYIFMIATIFSRPVALSTRLLLLLPLLACASLQYVGYDNDIMVYLSASWIILQGSILSCPKRNCPTQIQAKAELSYRQI; this comes from the coding sequence ATGATTCTCACCTCCTCAACAGCCCCAAAACGATTTGCTTTAAGTTTTGGTCTACTTACCTTCGGTTTATGGCTTATCTGCGTTTTCTCGCTTTTTGTACCCACACAAGTCTATGTTCTACTTTTCGCATCGTTTATATTTTGTGTTACCTTACTGGTCGTTTTTCGAATCAATGCCGGTTTGGCGAGACCTCGAGGTTTAGCCTTAGTGTTTATCGGGGTTACCTACATTGTGTGGGCGAGCTTAGTGTTTGCACTGAACCGGGAATTCTCAGTCCCTAAGCAGTATATAAAGTTAGTCCTTAACACGTCGTTCTTTGTTGCCTCAGTAGTGTTTTTCGAGCAACATAGACAACATTCAATCTGGATGCTTCGCTCGCTCAAACATCTCCTAGCCCTACTGATCGCGTTGAGCGCGGTTCAGGTTACTCTGAATGTGGCCCTGCTCAATGCCTGGCTTTGGCCGTTTAGTGGACAGATATCGAACTCTTCTGCTGCCTACTTGATCGCTACTCCAGGAGTATTTTTCGGAGGAGTGGAAAAAAATATCTGGGCTACCAAAATCGCCTTTGTGGTTATCTTATACATAAGTATTTCCTGGGTCGAGCGAAGGGTGAGCTTGTTGTCTTTAGTAATTATTGGACTAGGTTTGTTTTGTGTTTTGTATACCTTCGGACGAACGGCTCAATTGGCGACGTTTATTGGACTTGCCCTGTTCGGTTTATTGATAGTACTCAATTCGAGACAGCGGCTATATCGGCTTTTTCTATTCGGACTAATACTGCTATTGACACCATTTATCCTACAGTACTTGAGTAGCCTGCTACGATTTGATTGGTCTCTATTTGATCTTTCGCAGGATGCCCAGAAAGATGGTTTTCAGGGCCGTCTTTTGCTATGGATGTCTTTTTTGAGGAACCCCGGCGACTTCAATTATCTTTGGGGAAACGGCATTCAGTATGGCCGCTACTATTTTTCTGAGATCGTCTTTCTGGGTAACGACAACTTTCACAATGTCTTCTTGAACCACCTCGTGGACTTTGGTGCACTAGGGTTGTTGTTATATATATTTATGATTGCTACCATCTTCTCTCGCCCAGTGGCTTTATCCACTCGACTTCTTTTGCTGCTTCCACTGCTTGCCTGCGCTAGCCTTCAGTATGTGGGCTATGACAACGACATTATGGTATATTTATCAGCCTCATGGATAATATTGCAAGGTTCGATTTTGTCCTGCCCAAAAAGGAATTGTCCCACCCAAATTCAGGCGAAGGCTGAACTCTCTTATCGGCAAATATAG
- a CDS encoding nucleotidyltransferase domain-containing protein, whose translation MLRVWKAEPERWRSELSVWARSLSERSEVLAVVLFGSLAQGRATAMSDADVLIVLRESALPFAERMVVYKPQGLSIGVEVFPYTLEEARQSWREGWGMVRPALQEGVVLFERPGALAQVKRLETEEASPNHLKFR comes from the coding sequence GTGCTGCGCGTATGGAAAGCTGAACCCGAACGCTGGCGTTCTGAACTCTCGGTCTGGGCCCGGAGCCTATCTGAGCGAAGCGAAGTGTTGGCGGTGGTGCTGTTTGGCTCCCTGGCCCAGGGGCGGGCTACTGCGATGAGCGACGCCGATGTTTTGATTGTTCTGCGGGAGAGCGCACTGCCGTTTGCGGAGCGGATGGTTGTCTACAAGCCCCAGGGCCTGAGCATCGGGGTTGAGGTTTTTCCGTACACCCTGGAGGAAGCCCGGCAAAGCTGGCGGGAGGGCTGGGGAATGGTACGGCCCGCCTTGCAAGAAGGTGTGGTGCTTTTTGAGCGACCTGGTGCCCTGGCTCAAGTGAAAAGGCTCGAGACCGAAGAGGCGAGCCCGAACCACCTGAAATTCAGGTGA
- a CDS encoding oligosaccharide flippase family protein, translated as MGSIIRATVILGSSSVISLIASFLSNKAYAVWIGPDGLGLLGLFQSFLGITAIGAGMGLSSGLVRLGAPHAKEEASNSQLIALQQAAWQIYRITLLLCTTIILAFSHPIAEHLLANSPVWGVGVLAFGLALSLAAGIQIGLLNAYHRVGLLAQVTALSSIFGAVWGITLVWFWRENALPWVVLGMPLGQFVLSRIFLGRLRMPLIKANSRDIRAARIELLRFGLPFVGSQIVGSAVQLGMPFLVLHQLGQIEVGYYRAAILFSTAYIGFLLNALGQDFYPRLSALQNKPQAFCAALDLQQRFVLLLGSPLVVFSLAVAPLAVSVLFSSEFRPTADILQWHLLGDLFRFVSWTLGYAVLAGLPNRAYLVTETLGGVCLLIFSLWGMDRFGTSGLGVGWLLTYFCYLIITGIVVAFGLRWRPSLTNVFLLLCAIGVAAATIALPEVGKIMLTLLWGLVCISLLLRYFGKASLSRS; from the coding sequence ATGGGTTCAATCATAAGAGCTACAGTCATTCTTGGCAGCAGCTCTGTAATTAGCCTTATTGCTAGTTTTCTGAGCAACAAAGCCTATGCAGTTTGGATTGGCCCGGATGGTTTGGGCCTTCTTGGGCTCTTTCAGAGTTTCCTAGGTATTACAGCCATTGGGGCTGGCATGGGATTGTCGTCCGGGTTGGTACGGTTGGGTGCCCCTCACGCCAAGGAGGAAGCTAGTAATTCACAGCTAATTGCGCTGCAACAGGCAGCTTGGCAAATCTACAGAATTACGCTATTGCTATGTACGACTATCATCCTCGCCTTCAGCCACCCGATTGCTGAGCATCTGCTCGCTAACAGCCCGGTTTGGGGTGTCGGAGTGTTAGCCTTTGGCCTAGCTCTTAGCCTTGCTGCCGGGATACAAATAGGTCTTCTCAATGCTTACCATCGCGTTGGCTTGCTAGCACAAGTGACTGCCTTGTCCAGCATTTTTGGTGCGGTTTGGGGTATTACGCTGGTGTGGTTTTGGAGAGAGAACGCTCTGCCCTGGGTGGTTCTTGGTATGCCTCTGGGCCAGTTCGTTCTTTCCCGAATTTTTCTGGGAAGACTGCGTATGCCCTTGATCAAGGCTAACTCTCGAGACATCAGAGCGGCTCGTATTGAGCTGCTGCGCTTCGGTCTCCCATTTGTGGGTAGTCAAATAGTAGGAAGCGCAGTGCAACTGGGGATGCCCTTTCTGGTACTGCATCAACTTGGTCAGATCGAGGTAGGCTACTACCGAGCCGCCATCCTGTTCTCCACGGCTTATATTGGGTTCCTGCTCAACGCCCTCGGTCAGGATTTTTACCCCAGGCTTTCAGCGCTTCAGAACAAACCTCAAGCTTTTTGTGCTGCCCTCGATCTCCAACAACGATTCGTCCTACTTTTAGGTAGCCCGCTGGTTGTGTTTTCGCTGGCCGTAGCCCCGTTGGCGGTTAGCGTTCTATTCTCCTCTGAATTCAGACCGACAGCCGATATACTACAATGGCATCTTTTGGGCGACTTGTTCCGGTTCGTGAGCTGGACACTTGGGTATGCTGTGCTTGCTGGTTTACCGAACCGCGCTTACCTCGTCACAGAGACGCTTGGTGGAGTCTGCTTGCTCATCTTCAGCCTGTGGGGTATGGATCGTTTTGGAACGAGTGGGCTGGGGGTTGGCTGGTTATTGACCTACTTTTGTTATCTAATAATCACAGGTATCGTGGTCGCATTCGGGCTGCGCTGGCGGCCCAGTCTTACAAATGTATTCTTGTTGTTATGTGCTATAGGTGTGGCTGCTGCAACCATCGCATTGCCAGAAGTCGGGAAGATTATGCTAACTTTGCTGTGGGGTTTGGTATGTATATCGCTGTTGCTAAGATACTTTGGGAAAGCGTCACTTAGTAGGAGTTAG
- a CDS encoding glycosyltransferase family 2 protein: protein MRKLGLIIPTLNAGKAFHKWIEACSSQTVKPQYILVIDSASDDETAALASQAGFMVHRIDRLAFDHGGTRQVGIELLPDADLLIFMTQDAVLARPDALEYLINVFEEPTVGLAYGRQLPYPDAGPIGTHARLFNYPERSEVRSQQDIASKGFKAAFNSDSFACYRKSALEQVGGFPRNIIFGEDSYVAAKMLLSGWKVAYVAEAQVYHSHDYTLRQEFQRYFDIGVFHSRERLLLEAFGSVEGEGLRFVRSELTYLLQKAPQKIPSALLRTVLKYAAYRLGRLEAFLPNRLKQHLAMNKKYFQKS, encoded by the coding sequence ATGAGAAAGTTAGGCTTGATTATTCCTACTTTGAATGCTGGCAAAGCGTTTCATAAATGGATTGAGGCATGTAGCTCCCAAACCGTCAAACCACAGTATATCTTGGTCATAGATTCAGCCTCTGACGATGAAACTGCTGCTTTGGCATCCCAGGCTGGATTCATGGTTCATCGCATAGACCGACTTGCATTTGATCACGGCGGCACTCGTCAGGTCGGAATCGAACTGTTACCTGATGCAGACTTACTTATATTTATGACACAAGATGCCGTTCTGGCGAGACCAGACGCGCTGGAGTACCTGATCAACGTCTTTGAGGAACCCACTGTGGGTCTGGCCTATGGTCGCCAGTTGCCTTATCCAGATGCAGGTCCCATAGGAACCCATGCGCGATTGTTCAACTACCCCGAACGTTCGGAGGTTCGTAGCCAGCAAGATATTGCCTCTAAGGGGTTCAAGGCGGCCTTTAACTCCGACTCGTTTGCTTGCTACCGGAAAAGTGCGCTCGAGCAAGTGGGGGGGTTTCCCCGCAACATTATCTTTGGAGAGGATTCCTATGTGGCGGCCAAGATGCTTCTTTCTGGCTGGAAGGTGGCCTATGTTGCAGAAGCCCAGGTCTATCATTCGCACGACTACACCCTGAGGCAAGAGTTTCAGCGCTACTTCGATATTGGGGTCTTTCATTCCAGAGAGCGATTGCTGCTGGAGGCGTTTGGTAGCGTAGAAGGCGAGGGCCTGCGGTTTGTGCGCTCTGAGCTAACCTACTTGCTGCAAAAGGCACCCCAAAAGATTCCCTCCGCACTGTTACGCACTGTACTCAAGTATGCAGCGTATCGCCTGGGCCGCCTGGAGGCTTTCCTGCCCAACCGCTTGAAACAACACTTGGCCATGAATAAAAAGTACTTCCAGAAGAGCTGA
- a CDS encoding Wzz/FepE/Etk N-terminal domain-containing protein — protein MSSADEITLRDLYLVLRRNSRLVIGLPVILVLLTLIGSLLWPKTYTSQVVVSLSLSNQSSQGLLNNLPSLAGLAQGFVDLQQTKLLANQLGVDDPTRFYKARFDEKRGLLFLTAQGRTAAEAGERAERILQVARSYLERNLLEGAQANLRATQTQARLDLRAAQDGLKGIQAQLKIAPDRAVSDATIAAGLEARGNDPQTARASNPAYTSLSLDESRLRSQIAQLEARITTLTDFLKQPEAIGQLVSQALLVQVLVPPAEPLRPSFPRPLLFTVVAGVLGLLLGVIWAFVAEAVKPQPVLEPHRSELEVR, from the coding sequence ATGTCATCTGCCGACGAGATCACTTTGCGCGACCTTTACCTGGTGCTGCGGCGCAATTCGCGCCTGGTTATAGGGCTGCCAGTCATACTGGTTTTGCTCACCCTAATCGGAAGTTTGCTCTGGCCCAAAACCTACACCAGCCAGGTGGTGGTCAGTCTATCGCTCTCCAACCAGTCCAGTCAGGGCCTGCTCAACAACCTGCCCTCGCTGGCAGGGCTGGCCCAGGGGTTTGTGGATTTGCAACAGACCAAACTGCTGGCCAACCAGTTGGGGGTAGACGACCCCACCCGCTTCTACAAGGCCCGCTTCGACGAAAAGCGCGGGCTGCTCTTTTTAACGGCCCAGGGTCGCACGGCTGCCGAGGCCGGGGAACGGGCTGAGCGGATTTTGCAGGTAGCCCGTAGCTACCTCGAGCGCAACCTGCTGGAAGGGGCCCAGGCCAACCTGCGGGCAACCCAAACCCAGGCCCGCCTGGACCTTCGGGCCGCACAGGACGGGCTCAAGGGCATCCAGGCGCAGCTCAAAATTGCTCCTGATCGGGCTGTTTCCGATGCCACCATTGCGGCGGGCCTCGAGGCCCGGGGCAACGACCCCCAAACGGCCCGTGCCAGCAACCCGGCCTACACCAGCCTGAGCCTGGACGAGTCCCGCCTACGCTCCCAGATTGCCCAGCTCGAGGCCCGCATCACCACCCTGACCGACTTCCTGAAGCAACCCGAGGCTATCGGTCAGCTGGTCAGCCAGGCCCTCTTGGTACAGGTGCTGGTGCCCCCCGCCGAACCGCTGCGCCCCAGCTTCCCCAGGCCCTTGCTGTTCACCGTAGTGGCTGGGGTTCTGGGCTTGCTCCTGGGTGTTATCTGGGCGTTTGTGGCCGAGGCGGTCAAGCCCCAACCGGTTCTCGAGCCCCACCGTTCGGAGCTGGAGGTAAGGTGA
- a CDS encoding O-antigen ligase family protein: MAGLFGLIAFLGMVGQFFAPASLYSMPALPAYVKNLASEGEVQNLIRLPDLNALHGWNNIDERGGWAVPQGDGFWRLPRYNPQSRREQLEFLTDHQYPLEPGRTYTQSFYLRHDGQQANLQITFFTYQGHHPVPTQMNMVAPGVYRVWGSYTAREGDVSLRAIDFLNQGGDFTYLDVGWAQLEVGTVPTAYRPGPTGELSNFQRAWAWASQIMLGWLVFTGVGFWRRYLEARWVVGFLLLGLAIHLGYALWQLQDHNLERTWGFTPQPNLLGHTAVMSAGLVLMLGGWRVGLLGLLGAGLGVVVSGSRTAFLALLVLGMFWMWSLPRGRRWVFITMSFLALAFWRWPEVLGRLGQLGVDSSGQSRLQFWQVAWEAFLQHPWFGVGWGHFPLFFQMNLPKDFIEFPTHAHNLLLSLLAEGGLVLVGAYLFLTLAVLYKLVVHKAWPAMALWGLALGLNILDYTFFYAGVFGSLWVGVGWVLGNVQYRRE; this comes from the coding sequence ATGGCGGGACTGTTCGGGTTGATCGCGTTTTTAGGTATGGTGGGCCAGTTTTTTGCTCCTGCAAGCCTCTATTCAATGCCCGCCTTACCAGCTTATGTCAAGAATTTGGCATCCGAAGGTGAGGTGCAAAATCTAATCAGGCTTCCTGATCTGAACGCTTTGCACGGTTGGAACAATATTGATGAAAGAGGTGGGTGGGCGGTTCCTCAAGGTGACGGATTCTGGAGATTACCACGATATAACCCTCAGTCGCGTCGTGAACAGTTGGAGTTCCTGACTGATCATCAATATCCTCTCGAGCCTGGTCGAACCTATACCCAAAGCTTTTATCTGCGTCACGACGGGCAACAGGCCAACCTACAAATCACCTTCTTTACCTATCAGGGTCATCATCCTGTACCCACCCAGATGAACATGGTAGCACCGGGAGTATACCGTGTTTGGGGTAGCTATACCGCAAGAGAGGGTGATGTTTCCTTACGAGCAATTGATTTTTTGAACCAAGGGGGCGACTTTACCTACCTTGATGTGGGCTGGGCGCAGCTCGAGGTGGGCACGGTACCCACGGCCTACCGGCCGGGTCCCACGGGCGAGCTATCTAATTTTCAGCGTGCCTGGGCGTGGGCAAGCCAGATAATGCTAGGTTGGTTGGTATTCACGGGTGTGGGTTTTTGGCGCAGATACCTTGAGGCCCGCTGGGTAGTGGGGTTTCTGCTGTTAGGGTTGGCAATACATCTCGGTTATGCGCTTTGGCAACTTCAGGATCACAACCTGGAACGTACCTGGGGATTCACGCCACAGCCCAATCTACTAGGCCACACAGCGGTTATGTCCGCTGGGCTGGTGCTTATGCTGGGTGGCTGGCGGGTTGGCTTACTGGGCTTGTTGGGGGCGGGCTTGGGGGTGGTGGTCTCTGGGAGCCGGACGGCCTTTCTGGCCCTTTTAGTTCTTGGGATGTTCTGGATGTGGAGTCTGCCCAGAGGGCGTCGGTGGGTATTTATTACAATGAGTTTTCTGGCGCTGGCGTTCTGGCGCTGGCCGGAGGTGTTAGGTAGACTGGGACAACTGGGAGTGGACTCCAGTGGACAGTCTCGTTTGCAGTTCTGGCAGGTGGCCTGGGAGGCTTTTCTTCAGCACCCCTGGTTTGGTGTGGGTTGGGGGCATTTCCCTTTATTTTTTCAAATGAATTTGCCCAAGGATTTCATCGAGTTTCCGACCCACGCCCACAACCTGCTGCTGTCTCTGCTGGCCGAAGGAGGGCTGGTGCTGGTAGGGGCTTACTTGTTTTTGACCCTGGCGGTGCTCTACAAACTTGTAGTGCATAAAGCCTGGCCAGCAATGGCATTGTGGGGATTGGCTTTGGGGCTTAATATCCTAGACTACACCTTTTTCTATGCGGGTGTGTTTGGTTCGCTCTGGGTGGGAGTGGGCTGGGTACTGGGGAATGTACAATACCGACGTGAATGA
- a CDS encoding HEPN domain-containing protein, giving the protein MNRAKDWLEQARANLGHAERSLAFGDYAWACFAAQQAAEAALKALHLHLGQVVWGHSLLDLLGALPAAASVPNSLLDVARVLDKYYIPTRYPDAHPAGPAARHYTAGEAEAAVRLAVEVVHFCAARMES; this is encoded by the coding sequence GTGAACCGAGCCAAAGACTGGCTCGAGCAGGCCCGGGCCAACCTGGGCCATGCCGAGCGCAGTCTGGCCTTTGGAGACTACGCCTGGGCTTGCTTTGCAGCCCAACAGGCAGCCGAAGCAGCTCTCAAAGCCCTGCATCTTCATCTGGGGCAGGTGGTCTGGGGCCACTCCCTCCTGGATTTGCTGGGGGCCCTGCCAGCAGCGGCCAGTGTGCCAAACTCGTTGTTGGATGTGGCCCGGGTTCTGGATAAGTATTACATCCCAACCCGTTATCCAGATGCCCACCCCGCCGGTCCGGCGGCCAGGCACTATACTGCGGGGGAGGCTGAGGCTGCGGTGCGCCTGGCTGTCGAGGTGGTGCATTTTTGTGCTGCGCGTATGGAAAGCTGA